In one Hoplias malabaricus isolate fHopMal1 chromosome X1, fHopMal1.hap1, whole genome shotgun sequence genomic region, the following are encoded:
- the LOC136676078 gene encoding collagen alpha-4(IV) chain-like yields MRSFTCGVRRLILTVWWMTLVYLSIRGVSAGETLEPCNGRDCSVCRCHPAKGARGAPGALGKLGFQGVSGPRGPPGPPGEKGVQGVLGEHGPEGLPGDRGMTGVPGFSGTDGIDGHVGAGGLPGPPGLDGCNGTRGDPGPLGPKGHRATSGAVGLKGIKGIKGEPTLVSGGGSPGSPGEPGLPGSPGLPGIDGFPGDRGFPGPQGIYGPPGLPGPQGPPGDGGRSLPGLKGDEGEPGMQGPPGPFELVLPPVDHFSKGEKGNKGDKGACGTDGPDGSAVAPGVKGEKGILGFAGPRGLPGIDGLTGPKGSQGPYGDPGVPGPRGHSGPKGIRGEMGLKGLPSNGQSGYPGEPGPRGPQGPRGDFGIMGEPGQPGHQGPDSPGLPGPPGLPGPDGPKGFKGDPGLLNDIEPEPGPSGVPGPPGIKGVRGPPGSSTSGGHGTCLPGPEGQPGDKGDRGFPGVKGYPGQKGCPGDNYCKSDGIPQPGPAGPPGPPGYNGFPGASGQKGEPGPGGDPGPVGTSGETGPPGPKGFKGQKGDPYYSSTTGIKGDQGDPGLGGPPGFNGEPGYPGEPGMVGDPGPPGDGYIGLKGYKGYPGAPGVKGPPGLPGPPGIGVQGQKGSKGPPGDQGPEGPPGHPGINGPPGESRPCIPGSPSLPGLPGDIGDPGPPGPLGPPGYKGPPGVPGTKGERGDDGTTSGQGPPGFPGILGDQGDPGPPGPSYKGAAGPQGPRGAPGLKGPPGDSGQGRQGPHGQNGFPGNPGPKGHKGQKGPDGKNGENGNRGPEGCSGQRGDVGDPGPPGPPGSSYEFCIGGQGSPGLPGHPGLPGQPGLDGIKGEKGLAGFPGHGLKGPSGPPGQPGLPGPPGPYGLKGAPGDPGLTGFSGLRGIRGRPGIPGAKGLPGFPGLRGPPGRQGVRGDEGHVGVKGEVGSKGFKGMKGQPGLPGPLNLIKGMKGLPGPNGLPGFPGPRGSKGLPGSPGKHGLDGLNGGPVFQKGFPGIPGRSGPPGPPGPSGPKGYPGVLGFPGPFGDQGDPGLPGLYGAPGNPGIPGMKGDAGDSVGFPGPQGPKGYKGESGPSAQIGPPGDPGDEGAQGPKGLPGSPGPLGIPGLPGPQGNMGPPGFSRLGPPGSTGPPGPPGPKGYPGLPGLKGNPGTPGLEGLHGLPGPKGEKGYRGSDVAGPTGIRGDPGDKGPPGFPGNQGISHAGVKGLPGQPGHTGPPGVDGPPGAPGRNCETPIPGLSGDPGPAGPNGLPGPPGEIGFPGSLFPHPGDHGDMGPPGPTGPKGLRGRPGLPGPPGYNGLPGLKGQRGFPGVMGPQGPAGRQGLAGLPGFKGDKGITGREGPQGDPGIIIPASPPHTKGSPGMPGPPGTPGFPGPPGTPGNPGPMGSKGMMGNRGPPGQPGKVGPKGPDGDSGDHGAQGFVGPQGSPGPKGEAGFPGSGRSVNVGFLLVIHSQSETVPKCPAGMHLLWSGYSLLYLEGQERAYTQDLGQAGSCLRMFSTMPFSYCNSAACRYASRNDKSYWLTTNRPVPMMPVSGAEILPYISRCVVCETFSAAVAIHSQDSNIPSCPLGWSSLWIGYSFLMHTGSGDEGGGQSLTSSGSCLKDFRTQPFVECQGPRGTCHYFANIYSFWLSRVSREGEFAKAPQTQTLKAADQQRDHTSRCHVCIKR; encoded by the exons ATGAGGTCGTTCACCTGTGGGGTCAGAAGATTAATCCTTACTGTGTG GTGGATGACCCTGGTTTACCTTTCAATAAGAGGGGTCAGTGCG GGTGAAACTCTGGAGCCGTGTAATGGCCGAGACTGttctgtgtgcaggtgccaccCTGCCAAAGGGGCGCGG GGTGCTCCAGGAGCTTTAGGTAAACTGGGCTTTCAGGGTGTGTCAGGACCTCGCGGACCCCCTGGACCGCCCGGAGAGAAGGGTGTACAAGGGGTCTTAGGAGAGCATGGGCCAGAGGGGCTTCCAGGAGACAGA GGTATGACTGGTGTGCCAGGTTTTTCGGGAACAGATGGAATTGAT GGACATGTTGGTGCTGGGGGTCTTCCTGGCCCACCTGGCCTGGACGGATGTAATGGAACCCGTGGAGATCCTGGTCCCCTTGGGCCCAAAGGACACAGGGCAACATCTGGAGCTGTA GGGTTGAAGGGGATTAAAGGAATTAAGGGGGAACCAACACTTGTGTCTGGTGGAGGATCTCCG GGAAGCCCTGGAGAACCTGGACTGCCTGGTTCACCT GGGCTGCCTGGTATTGATGGCTTCCCCGGGGACAGAGGTTTTCCGGGCCCCCAGGGGATTTAT GGTCCTCCTGGTCTTCCAGGGCCACAGGGTCCACCA GGTGATGGTGGCAGGTCACTCCCAGGACTGAAGGGGGACGAG gGTGAACCAGGAATGCAGGGACCACCTGGACCATTTGAGCTAGTGCTGCCCCCTGTGGACCACTTCAGTAAAGGAGAGAAG GGAAATAAAGGGGATAAAGGAGCCTGCGGCACGGATGGaccagat GGATCTGCAGTAGCCCCTGGTGTAAAAGGAGAGAAAGGAATTTTGGGATTTGCTGGCCCTCGC GGTCTCCCAGGGATTGATGGCTTGACAGGACCTAAAGGCTCCCAG GGACCTTATGGAGACCCTGGTGTTCCTGGTCCCCGTGGTCATTCAGGTCCAAAG GGGATTAGAGGAGAGATGGGTTTGAAAGGTCTTCCGAGTAATGGTCAATCAG GTTACCCAGGAGAGCCAGGGCCTCGTGGACCCCAGGGACCCCGAGGAGATTTTGGAATAATGGGAGAACCAGGACAACCTGGACATCAAGGACCAGATTCCCCAG GTTTACCTGGACCTCCTGGGCTACCAGGTCCTGATGGACCTAAAGGGTTCAAAGGAGACCCAGGTTTGTTAAATGATATTgaaccagaaccaggaccttCAGGCGTACCCGGACCCCCTGGAATCAAAGGAGTCAGAGGCCCACCTGGTTCATCAA CCTCAGGTGGGCATG GCACCTGCCTCCCTGGTCCTGAAGGACAGCCTGGAGATAAAGGTGATAGAGGGTTCCCCGGAGTTAAAGGTTATCCAGGGCAAAAAG GATGTCCTGGAGATAATTACTGCAAATCTGATGGGATACCTCAGCCTGGACCTGCCGGCCCACCTGGACCACCTGGATATAATGGCTTTCCTGGGGCTTCGGGACAGAAAGGTGAACCAGGACCCGGAGGAGATCCAGGCCCAGTGGGCACTTCT GGAGAAACAGGTCCACCTGGTCCAAAGGGTTTCAAGGGTCAGAAAGGAGACCCTTATTATTCAAGTACAACAG GTATTAAAGGAGATCAGGGCGATCCTGGGCTTGGAGGTCCCCCAGGTTTTAATGGAGAGCCAGGCTATCCAGGAGAGCCCGGTATGGTGGGAGATCCAGGACCACCT GGAGATGGTTACATAGGTCTCAAAGGATACAAGGGATACCCTGGAGCTCCAGGTGTTAAAGGACCCCCAGGTTTGCCAGGTCCTCCTGGCATTGGTGTTCAAGGGCAGAAGGGATCAAAAGGGCCACCAGGAGATCAGGGTCCTGAAGGTCCACCTGGACATCCTGGGATTAATGGTCCTCcag GGGAGTCACGTCCATGTATTCCAGGCAGTCCAAGCCTACCAGGCCTCCCAGGTGACATTGGTGACCCAG GACCCCCAGGGCCACTGGGACCTCCTGGGTATAAAGGCCCTCCTGGAGTACCTGGGACAAAAGGTGAACGAGGAGATGATGGAACTACTTCAGGGCAAGGACCTCCTG GTTTTCCAGGAATACTGGGTGATCAAGGGGATCCAGGTCCTCCTGGACCAAGCTATAAAGGGGCTGCAGGACCACAGGGACCAAGAGGAGCTCCAGGGTTAAAAGGGCCTCCAGGAGATTCTGGCCAAGGCCGACAAGGCCCTCATGGACAAAACGGATTCCCCGGGAACCCTGGTCCAAAGGGCCATAAGGGTCAGAAAGGCCCTGATGGAAAAAATG GGGAAAATGGTAATCGTGGACCTGAAGGATGTAGTGGGCAACGAGGGGATGTTGGAGACCCAGGTCCACCTGGGCCACCAGGGTCAAGCTATGAGTTTTGTATCGGTGGACAAGGCTCCCCCGGTCTCCCAGGACATCCAGGTCTACCTGGGCAGCCAG GACTCGATGGCATCAAAGGAGAAAAGGGGCTGGCTGGTTTTCCTGGTCATGGTCTGAAGGGACCTTCAGGTCCGCCAGGTCAGCCTGGCCTTCCTGGTCCTCCTGGACCTTATGGCTTGAAAGGGGCACCCGGAGATCCAGGGCTGACTGGGTTTTCGGGACTGCGAG GAATCAGAGGACGACCTGGAATACCTGGAGCCAAAGGACTTCCTGGATTCCCTGGTTTACGCGGCCCTCCGGGTAGACAAGGAGTGAGAGGTGATGAGGGGCATGTAGGAGTGAAAGGGGAGGTTGGCAGCAAAGGATTTAAAG GTATGAAAGGACAACCAGGATTACCAGGTCCCTTGAACCTTATAAAAGGCATGAAAGGTTTACCTGGGCCCAACGGATTGCCAGGATTCCCAGGACCTAGAG GATCTAAAGGGTTACCGGGCTCACCTGGTAAACATGGCCTGGATGGACTGAATGGTGGACCCGTATTTCAGAAAGGCTTCCCTGGCATACCCGGAAGAAGTGGTCCTCCAGGACCGCCAGGACCAAGTGGACCCAAAGGATATCCCGGAGTGTTAGGATTCCCAGGACCCTTTGGAGATCAG ggTGATCCAGGTCTTCCTGGACTTTATGGTGCACCAGGCAACCCAGGGATACCAGGCATGAAAG GAGACGCAGGAGACTCTGTGGGATTTCCAGGCCCACAAGGACCAAAGGGTTATAAGGGTGAAAGTGGACCATCAG CTCAGATTGGACCCCCAGGAGACCCAGGAGATGAAGGAGCTCAAGGGCCAAAAGGGTTGCCTGGTTCTCCTGGTCCTTTGGGAATACCTGGTCTGCCTGGTCCTCAAG GAAATATGGGTCCTCCAGGTTTTTCACGATTAGGCCCTCCCGGTTCTACCGGACCTCCAGGACCACCAGGACCTAAAGGTTATCCGGGGCTGCCAGGTCTGAAAG gAAATCCAGGAACTCCAGGCCTCGAGGGTCTGCATGGTCTCCCAGGTCCTAAAGGAGAAAAAGGCTATAGAG GGTCAGATGTGGCAGGTCCTACTGGGATACGAGGTGATCCTGGAGACAAAGGCCCACCAGGTTTTCCAGGAAATCAGGGAATCTCTCATGCAGGAGTGAAGGGTCTGCCGGGTCAGCCCGGACACACAG GTCCCCCGGGGGTCGACGGACCTCCTGGAGCTCCCGGCAGAAATTGTGAGACCCCTATTCCAGGACTCAGTGGGGACCCAGGCCCAGCTGGACCTAATGGACTTCCAG GTCCCCCAGGAGAAATTGGATTTCCAGGATCTCTTTTTCCTCACCCAGGAGACCACGGGGATATGGGACCACCTGGGCCTACAGGACCAAAGGGCTTAAGAGGTAGACCAGGACTCCCAGGTCCACCTGGGTACAATGGACTGCCAGGTTTGAAAG GGCAACGAGGATTCCCTGGTGTAATGGGACCACAGGGACCTGCAGGTCGTCAAGGCTTAGCTGGGCTACCAGGGTTCAAAGGTGATAAAGGGATAACAGGGCGTGAAG GTCCCCAAGGTGACCCTGGCATAATTATCCCAGCTTCTCCTCCTCACACAAAAGGATCTCCGGGAATGCCAGGGCCACCTGGAACACCAGGATTCCCTGGACCACCTGGAACTCCAGGAAATCCAGGACCTATGG GATCAAAGGGTATGATGGGTAATCGTGGGCCACCTGGTCAGCCAGGGAAAGTGGGACCTAAAGGTCCGGATGGAGACTCGGGTGATCATGGAGCACAAGGTTTCGTTGGACCACAAG GTTCCCCAGGCCCAAAGGGTGAGGCTGGTTTCCCAGGTTCTGGAAGGTCAGTGAATGTTGGGTTTCTCCTGGTGATCCACAGCCAGTCTGAGACTGTACCGAAGTGTCCAGCAGGAATGCATCTGCTCTGGAGCGGATACAGTCTTCTGTATTTGGAGGGCCAGGAGAGAGCATACACACAAGACCTGG gccagGCTGGCTCATGTCTGCGTATGTTCAGCACTATGCCCTTCTCTTACTGTAACTCTGCTGCCTGTCGCTATGCCAGTCGTAATGATAAGTCCTACTGGCTGACCACTAACCGGCCAGTGCCCATGATGCCTGTGTCTGGAGCAGAGATCCTGCCGTACATCAGCCGCTGTGTTGTGTGCGAGACGTTCTCTGCTGCAGTGGCTATCCACAGCCAAGACTCCAACATCCCCAGCTGTCCACTTGGCTGGAGCAGTCTATGGATTGGATACTCATTCCTCATG CACACTGGCTCAGGTGATGAAGGAGGTGGTCAGTCTCTGACCTCTTCTGGAAGCTGTCTTAAGGACTTCAGGACACAGCCCTTTGTGGAGTGCCAGGGTCCACGAGGGACATGCCACTACTTCGCCAACATTTACAGCTTCTGGCTGAGTCGGGTAAGCCGCGAGGGGGAGTTTGCTAAAGCTCCACAGACTCAGACGCTCAAGGCTGCTGACCAGCAGCGGGACCACACCAGCCGCTGCCACGTCTGTATCAAAAGGTGA